The DNA window ttttaatattctcttgttctttttctctttaacaaaataatttattttttatcattttcatctcttaaaagTGCTTGACAGTATAATAatagttgctttttaaaaaatatttcgtgccgaaatgcatgtcaataatttttttattttttaaaattatttttgacatcaacacatcaaaacgatccaaaagatacaaaccatattaaattttagtaaaaaaaaaattgatttttttaggaacgcggtttgcaccgcgttcccaaacgcatTCGTTATATTCTAAAACAGTAATATTATgctattttttgtaattaaaataaatatttttgactcTTCTTGAATAGAGATATtataacgattattttttaaagtgttttttgttcataaatatattaagataatattattttttaaaaaaaaatatttttggcatgttaaaacaatctaaaaaataatttaaacaaattattatcgtatcaaatatttagatatatttatattaaataagacTAGAAAACAAATAGATGAGTcgggaaattaaaaaataaaaatcaagcaaatttTCGAAATAGGAGTTTGCGTAGCAGTTAAAAAGACACTAGATTATAGAGAAGATAAATAGTTTACTTCTTATTTATCCTTgtcttaaaaaaagatatatttattagataaaaataaaggttaaaaaaataaaaatcaggtaaaaattgtaaaatttaaatcattccCTTCTCACACACCTCCACCACTAGAACCCTCTTTTTTACTTCCAAATCCTCTCATTTCCCTGCCTTTTTcttcttaagaaaatatttaccaaataaaagtttgaaaattcCAACCTCACCTCACCTCACCTCACCGCATCCTTCCTCGTTTTTTCCCTTCAAGCCCCTCCAACCTAACGTGGTGTCAGGTTTCAAATAGCCTTCCCAGTCAAGCggctttcatattttatttcaaaggtcTCTTTCAATTCTACACAAAGCTATAAAATGTCAATTcagaatgataaaaaatataaatataattttgataaaaaaaaaataattaaattaatcttttttggtTTCGTACTAggtgatttaaaattatatagtactgaaaataaattaaattgtcagAGTCTTGAATGTTAGGATGTATGGCCTCCACACATCACTTACTTTAAAAGAAGCCTTCAACTACAGTGacaagtataataataataattattattatttttattattattattattattattatatataaattcaaatcataTGGACCAATCATGTGTAGCATGGATTGGtgataatgtgtttttttaaacaaaatattttgtaattgtaGCGTGGTTACGGACAGGAacggagcaagaaaaaaaaatcaagggggccaaattaaaaaatttattctaaaaggggttaaaattttaatggagAGGCTGGAAAAAATTTTCCTTGCAGGGGCCCAGCCTCCTCCTGCCTCTGCCACTGGTTATGGAGGTGACCAATTCCATGTCCTTTAGCTATGAAggacaatattgttttttttatacatgggataattttttttattttgtggaattaatcatttcctttttttatttttatttttttaaaaatttttatttatactcaAAGTAAGCAAATATATCATGATAGTTGTAAGAATCTATACATCACATATAGGTTTTAACAGTATCATGACATAGTTGTCGAGGTCAAGTCAAGTTCGggactttaaaaatcaaatggaaaaaGACATggataaataaatttcttaaatttctagtattttagaatttatcatTCAAAGAGAAATAGACTATTAAAGAATTTTGCATTGTATTTAGATTGTAATTGTGATAATTGAATAGAGAATTGAGTCCAAAGTCGAAAGAAATATCACAcaaagtatatattttgatgctCGTCTATTTTATCAATCGAGCCACCACCAAATCATTGAAAATAATGTGTTATATTAGGTCGAATCAAGCATGACAAATATCAGTACTCTTTTTCGGTACACCCAACAAATCATTGAAAACAATGTGttattttaggttgaaccatgcAAGACAAGCAGCggtactttttttttggtacacCCAAGCGTGATTAATCTAGTCCCGttgtttcaaaaactttatttgataaaattaaattatattttataatactgAACTTTAATTTGATGCCGGGTATTATTTTTTGTCACCACTGATACACTATAAAACGTGAATATAACAttggagaataaaataaaatacaaattattattcaatatatatattaaaaaaaaaaaagaagaaggaaactcAGCTACGCTGCTGCCGTTCACAGTGCAACCGAGTGAATATAATTTATTCTGTAATGGAATGGAGTCATCAAAGTTGACTAGTTCCATGATCCGTACAATGGAGGGTAATAATGTCTTTTGGGTAGGGTGGCAGGTGCCGTGGAGAAAGGGACACGTACGGGATGGTTTGGGCATAAAAGAGGTCGTTGAGGGTAGGCAAAGGGAAAAGACAGATGATTAATAAAGCGGGTTGGTTGGTAGCGAGCTAGGGGCACCGACGGGCTGTGATTGGATAGACGGCCTGCCATACAAGCTTGTAGATAATGTCCCGCCCCGCCCACCTCATGCCCCAAaacccctttttatttttacattaccTCAACAACCCCGTcaaatttcataatatatttaaaaaaatattaaattgtttattttttagtattttttattcaataatagaatattaaaattaccaaaaacaaattatgtgaaaaatattaaattgatgtttttgagatgaaaaatatttttaactagaatatgaatattaaattcatagttctttaagtattttttgatttaataataaaatgttaaaattacaaaagaaaaattaatttaaaaaaaacataaaaagtctGTTAAATAGACAATTtaatacaagaaattaaatagttaatttaaaaatatattattttttattcaacaataaattttttctcatatgaatttatatacttattaattaaatttagctatatagtttatattattcaatttcataataataataacaacaacaataacgaCATAACAatacaactatatttttttagctaattAAAGAGATGCCTGTATCTAAAAAGTAGAAAGTACATGAGAATATCataaaggttattttttaaaataaattttttatatatatataaaataaaatgtattaatGGTTTTAATTAAGCTTcaagctttatattttttattataaaaattttattttagtttttgaataagAAAACATCGTAGGAGATTTTAGAATGCACTGATATGGGCCTGTCTTTCTAAGAAAAAGCCCATTTACAGTAAAAAATTGTAAGATAACGAGCCCAATAACTGGTACACCGACAACTGGAAGGCATTCTTCTAAAGGACTATAAAGGCCACCATGGCCCTTGTGCGGAGCTATCGCAAAGGACGCAGAAGAAAAACTAGGGTTTCCGTGAAAGCAAGCAACAGCCTTACAGTCGACAATATGATCTACGACGTCAACTCTCCTCTCTTTCGCTCATTCCTCAGCCAGAAGGGTGGCTCTTCCGATAAGAGGTCATTTATTCCTCTGTTTTCTTTCAGTTTCTGTTCTATACATGTTTCTGTGTAGATGACCATGTAGCTGTTTCGATGTGTAAATAATCCAAGTTTAATGATACTGATTCTCTTAGCATCTGAACTGAGTGTGTTATGCATAGAAGGgtatcggttttttttttttttttgttttctttattgctTTGACAGGTTGGCTTATGGGTAGTTTCGCTACGAGTTATGCTAAACGTCaagaaaaaacttcaagaatACACATGAATCATCATCCAACAGTTTATTTGTATTCTTGAAGTTTGTTCCATTGGTATTTAGAATTACTCTTTTATGACACTATGGTAGCGTTTGGTTAGACAGTGATCCCCctattcttcttgttttgaaaaaacagaaattcaCTCCAAACTCTTTCCAGagaaagatttattttatgtctcTGTCTTTTATCCCttcaaccaaacatatttttgtcCCATTTGTATTTGTCCATCTGTCCCTTAGTCACGGGGCACTGACCAAAAGCAATCTAAGGAACATAAAAATATGGTGAAATTGTGGATGATGAGACTAAATATGTAAATGGTTTGACTTGATAAGATTAAGTAGAAGCTTGTCATCTGCTAtttgaacaagaaaaacaaaacaggaAAAGCAGAACATGGTGAAATTGGAAAACGTGGAAGACTTTTagctgggaaaaaaaattgtgaatcaTCTAGTTTTTTCCAAGATGTTTGTCGAATGAAATTGAATGCTATGTTACATGCATTTGGGAGTTGATGGATTTACAAGTTTTTGGATCCTTTAGTTAAAAGCTTGAACATGGAGTAGATTTGTGTAATGTTAGTGGCATTGCATGTCAAGATTGTTGAACCAAAAGATGGAAGAATTTGAAGGACAGATATGCAGAATGATACATGGAACTCTAAATGTAATTTGGCTAGATTGGTGCTATAAACTGGATCAGGAAAGGATGTTATTCTATCTGCGTTGATTCTCCATTGGAATTTGAGCTGAATATCCCATGAAATTCAATTGAATGCTGTTTGAAAGTACCTTCTTGTGGTGCCAGTCGTGAATTGTCTTTTCTGATATAGAACGTGTTCTCTGGCTTTCATGCTTTGGAATGGTGGATTTTACTCATCCTACATTAACAAGTTCATCTGTGTTTTGTTTGTGATTGGAAAAATGGTTTTGTATGCTTTCCGTAGTTTGAAATTCCTTTCCTCAAGTTTTAAcctattcttgattttttctccCCGACTGATTGTTCCCTCCATTCCTTCCCAgcctctcttttcttctttcatcctagtttttaattaatgtcCCTCGATTCAGCTCGCTGGTTTAACATGTCTATTGGGATATCATACATGCTATTATTTAGCATTTTAATGATTTGTCAAGAGGCGCTGAGGCGCTTGGCTAGGTACCTCCAGGCCAGGCGAGGCCACGTCGCCTTTAAATGAAGCGTTGCCTAGGCAAGCGCCTTGTGAGTGGGTGCAAGGCGTTAAAGCTAGTGCATGCTTGAAgtacttcttttctttcattgttggatttttcttttttctttttaactgattttttgACCTATTtgtctatcttttattttaccaCAAGAAAGAGCTTaggggtatttttgtaaaaaaacaaagatcagggtaaagaaatcattaaaaaaatcattaaagtgAGACAAAACAGACAAGGATGGACACCTTAGAAGAGAAACACCAACCacactttcttttttcaacaTCAAGTGCTAGAACTACACATGAAGAGGGATTTTGAGAGACGAGGATTTGGACTGTAATCATGAAATGGAGGATATGGAGGATTCAAGTGAAGGAGAGGAAAGCATGGATGAAGATGTTTTTGAAGATTAatgaataatgatgatgatattcaagtttactttttaatctttttgctacttactattttaaattatcttattttgtttaagggtgaaaaatattacttatggtattttatattttcttttgattttctaatgatCTAATCGTAATTgggaagatatatattttagatttatataatataatattatacatatattttctttaatttatagcaTTATTGCCTTGGTTCATTTGGGCATGCGTCTAGGGGTGTGCCTATTGCCTTGGGTATATAATATAACACTGTGCTAGAGATATATTGCATGTGAATTTGATTCTTCTAAGTGAAAGGAAGAGCTTTTCTTTACCATGTACTGCATGCTTTTGCAGTTGCTCTGTTTGAATCTTTTCCTTGTTTCCAAGTGCTCACGATGCAGTTGAAATAACCTATAATCAGATAGAGTGCTGCGAGATTTTACTGGTCGATGCATGTTTGATAAAATCTGCCCTTTTAGATCGACTCTGAGCCCTATGAATTATTGAGGTGctttttcttagttttgtttCTGGGTATCCTGAAGTATGGATGTAATTTTTGTTGGTTTCAGGAAAATGGAGGAGCAGAAGCCAAAGGAACAGAGACCCAAAGCTAACGAGAACAAGCCTGTTATGACAGAGTGAGAGGTGCTGTAGTTACCAGCTTTAGAATGAGTGAGATGTTTTAAAATGCCATTATATATGTTGGGGATTTCCTCTCATCTAGTCTAAACATGAATTAACCTATTGCCTTTGGAGTTTGCTATGAACTTTCGTTTGGAAATGGATGTTAATTTGAGTTTGTGATATCGGTTTGTAGAATCAAGTGGCATTGATGTCATAGAATTTTCACTCTTTCGTACACGCAAGGTAAAACCGTCACTTCCCAAGCATGGTAGACATTATTTTCATCGGGGCGGTGGTTGTTCCTTATTTCAGCTTCTCCTTTCCTGCTGTATTTTGCTTAGGTACGTACTAGTCTTAACGGGTAGGTCAGGGGTGGGAGAATGGAGAAGAGGAGATGTTTCTTACAGTCTAATAGTTGACTGTAAAGATCGGAAAAGCTTTCGATAGTGTAGAGGTCAAAAGACAAAATAATTGCAGGCAGTTTCTACGCGTGGGGGCACATGTTAAGATTGTCAACAGCTGGGGCCTTGGTGAATGATTATACTGACCTGGAGTAATTTATTATCTTAGTACAAAGCACTCTATAGCTGGAGACTAGCTCATTTACCCGTGCTACTCCTTGtgcaaaattgtttttcaagcgcaataaaaatatttaagtattgataatttatttatttatttaaaaataaaatattttaactatgaattaaattatatttttatataatattgaaataaaaatatattaaatttacctAGGTTAACAATAGCTGATGCGGAAAATGCTTTGGAAAACACATTCAggtgaaaacaaatttaattaaaaataaaaattaaatcaactcgAATTAACAAAGTAAACTCATGGCACATCTTATGCTTGatattaaactcaataaatgtttttatctcataaattatttttcatttaattatataataataaaatgcatgatgatttttttgtatgaaatattttttaaaattaaaaaaccatgaGACTCACGGAGTTGAGAGAGCAAAAATAGATTGTTAataacaaatgatgaaattatattattttagttttgagttaaataaaaaaaatagatgattgatAACAAAcagtaaaattgtattttttttaaattgagagacaaaaaaaatattaaacaaaataaataaataaataataactcaGATGCTATGGATTAATCCATTAAACCTGTCACCCAACACATGGATTTAATTAGgtttaatgattgtttttcaaaaaaatttaatccaaatataaaatagcaaaaaaaaaaacaaaaaaaaaagtataggcACATGGGCTTAGGTATTACAAAACAAATCCTAGGCACATAGATCTAGCCCATATGCCCAGGcctgactttatttttttatttcttaaaaggaCGAATGAcctattgttctttttttaaaaaaaaaaggctgcaAATGATCTGTTTTTTATAGAATCTGgttgctaaaaaaaaactattttaacctatttttttactcaaaacacCATGATAAacatatctatatttttttaaaaaaatcaagaaacaacttaaaaaacaaaatcaacccgaacctaaaaatattttcacgaTCATATTTGTCTCCTTATGCAAGAAGAAGGGGAAAGGGCACCTAGGTGAAACTTCCTTTGATGAAATGGAACCCACTGACACGATATCGATCATTTTTGTGGCTAGAAGAATCATCAATgatgactctctctctctttacatCGGAATTCAGCAAGTCACTCTCTCCTTctaaaaaatgactaaaaacaagggaaataaagtttggtattaaaattgaatttttgacaACTAAAGGGATTGGTCacctaataactaaaaaaataaaggattaaaATGAACTTTATAATGAAATTCAAAGCCACCTGGTATTTTCAACTTGGTCATGTCTTTCAATCAAGCCCTTTCTTCCAAGAAAAGAGAAGTAACAGAGTGTTAATTTGGGCTCAAAATGACTCAGTCGTGCATAAAAAAattcgaggatgaaattgaaaatttttaaaaattaattatttcaaaccacaataattaaaaacaccTCACcttttagttagtttttttcttctttttttgtaatttctctCTTAGACTTGCCCGATGAGATGAGTGTTTGGTAccattgtagtttttttctccGCAAGCTACAAAGAAAACATTGTTTAGTTAGTCAAATTATTCTTGCTTTTGACATTGGTTCCTCTATATAATTGTGTTTCGAACTATATAATTATGTTTCGAAGTTTAGttttctaaaaactaaaataacttatttttcattcataaagatttactttttatttattttacatgcacAAATTATCCtcacaacatatatatatgtttttaaaatcaattttttaaaatattttttttaatctacttTTTTAAACTACAGTCATAAAAACTACCACGATAtcaaatacatacaaaataaatgttaaaggtcttaaatattttgcaaaattttggaaataaagtgttttttcatattaacaTAGTGAGAAAGCTTTGAGAAAATATtacatgctaattttttttttaaaaaaaatagcataactAATGAAAAACCACAATTGAGAACTGcgttatttaaagttttaaattgtAGGTTTTCTACTATGCTATttcttaaaatacttttttttttatttttgctcgTGTTAGTttactaattatttttcaaactatgctccttttcaaaataattaggaAATACGAGGAACTAGGATGGATAGAATTCTAGTTTGGATTGATTGTTTCAGCCGATTTCTAGGGTGGTTGGAAGTGCTTTGATTATCAAAGAAAACTCACAAATCTTGTCGTTTTGGACTCGTTCATGTGCATTATATAGGCTTTCATGCTCTAGCTAGGTCTCCTTTATAGCATGTTTGTTGCCTGGTTTCTTTCAGGAAATTAAATATAACCAGAACATAAAGTGATTGTCCTCCGACTTGAGTACAGCTGACTCAATGACGCGTGgaataataaaatcacttcacatttataatatatttttttaatttttcaaaactatccaaaatcattaaaacaaaattaaaacaaaaaattaaaaatactttttaaacataaaaataaacactctctaaatatgtttaatattattatagtttttgctattataatttaaaaaatatatataaattatagctttttaataatcaaaattttaaatgaatctttctcctttcttttatatatatatatatatatatatatatatatatattcttttaaaattataattaaaataaaatacaatttctacCCTTAATCGTTACACCATCTCCTGAAACAAACATTAAATTTCGTTAGTACTTGCTTCCTTCTTCAAAACGTTCAGTGGATCTTGAACTACACGATGGAAGGCAGGACTTTTTTATATGAAGGGGAAGTTACAACCTAACATtcttcttttaggttttttttttaccagtaAGAAGACAGAAATGTTAATGATGGCTTTGGAGATGCAAAATGATTAAAAGAAACATTAGATAAGTAATATTGAGTCGCATTGTTCACACacaaaacattatgaataatactgagtagtttttaataattcattttagtctttgaattttatttttgatgaccTAATACTAATTGATATTGATTTTCTAGTCAAgggtgaaataaaaagaaaaaaaaactaaaatgaaaaaaataccaaacatGGATGGCGTACCaggaaatatttaaaaattacatttaggtcctcaaaattttaaaataacacaaCTTATACAATTTAGGTCCTTTTAGATTTCAAGCAAATCGgtcttgatataaaaaattatttatattattttttagtcctggatcagagagaagagagggaggtCGCTGGATTTCGACGATGAGAAAGAATGTCATCATTCAGGCCATTTACAACCACCAAAATGAGAGTTTTTGGTGTTCATGATTTCATGAGATGAAAAGGGCTTGATGATGATTGTTTGGAACCTCAATATTGCCTAGAAAAACAGATTTAAGCCGACttgatttcatattttatgGACCCTTTTTGGGTATTTTAAGTTGATGAGTTGGTTTATAGGTGTTCTGTGGGTGCCAGTGAGGTGTTTTTGAGTTGAAATCAAGATTGTCAGTTCCGTTTTGgtaagtgttttgttttttcaattggaatagaatgtttcagtttcagagcatttcggcgtgccgtttcggaATTGAGCTattctcacacacacacacacacacacacacacacacacacacacacacacacacatatatatatatatatatatatatatatataaaattcaacaaacataattcaaattcaagataaattaattataaattatgcaatataaacacaatgtcaaacaaatataattttaaaatttaaaatattcctaaatagacaagattaaaaagaactttaacttaaaataattcaacttaaacaaaatactaaaatattatgaaagtaaaatgttttaacataaaaaaacaaaatcaaacccgAACTTTTCACTTCTAAAAGATAAAGGGAAGCCACACAAGTCATTCATGTCAAAACGCTACGACAATTAAGTCTTGAACGAAGGTAGAGGGAGTTGGAATCTGAGTGTCACATTTAGGTTAACACACGAACACCACccaattagtattttttaaccattaattaaactataagtTTTGTTTGTCACCCATTTAAATTCCCTTCAGTTTACTCATTCAATATCACGAGGAGGTCATGCTTTTCTTGAGGATAATAAGAAATAGTCCAGtgctttttatattataatcgtattgcaaaatgtatttttattgtgatattaatggataatgattttttgatcttttaacattttataaaaaagatgtgCAACTCATGTTTTATTCAACCAAAAAATTGGAAGTAATGTAATAAATATTGGTGTCAATGAAGATTTGTTAGGAGAGGGGAGTTCAATGAAGATGAATTTGCCATTTGaccatgccaaaaaaaattgattagggtccatacatttattattattattgttttgtttgattttttatttttagattgattaaaGATTGTTTTGTAGTTGAAAATGgagttattaatatttatatggtatttttatgatttgttttggttaaaatGAGTTGAAGTTTGGATTTCATTCAATGGTTTTTCAAGACCAAAAcagaatatataaaatgaaaccGGAATATTTCGGCcgaaatttagccgaaaaatctgGAACGGatcgagatttaaaatgagatgaaaattatttcgtttttttaattggtacGAAATGTTTCGGCTATTCCGGACAAAACAGAACGAAATTAAAAACCTTGGTTGAAATGACTTTAAAATTGggttttttgaacaaaaaaaccattgcCCTGATTTTTCGGCCACCACTCGATAACCGGATTGTAGGCATGCAAACGACACGTTGTCTGCCTTGACAAGCAACATGTtgcttgtgtattttttttttcaaaaaaatcggGGCTACccattttaaatatatataaaaaaacaaactcaagcGCGCGAGACTAggcttttctttgcaatgaccCAGGAGTGCTAGGCTATGGGCCTAAGATTCTAGGCTTTATTTGGccttttttacttatttaaaggttaaatataattgttttttaaaaatattgatctcgGTTTAGTCTATGGCCCGAAGTATagatttgacgagttaagcCACAATAtccagattgttttttttttctaatattgccttttttaattgatatctttttttaatgtttttttttcttaaataatttataaatttatgtttcaattaatatctaTCCTAtgtgatttttcttcttatttaacCATTTGTTTTgacaagatttgtttttaaatgatgttgtgtgtttttaaaaatattattctgattcatctatattttttttatcttttatatagattaactttattttttaaaataaaaaacaatttttttccagataatatttctaatatgtgcaatcttggataatatttttttcttttattttattaaatcaatttaatatgtatgTCTATatctattatcgtttgattgaataaaaaattatttttaataaaaaaattcaataagttCAACCGAGTAAATATCTCGTCTTACGAGATTAAACATCTTAATCTATACACGTTgacgtgatttttttaaatttatttttagttattattaacgattttttttcttattaacacatatatttctcaatttatttaattatatacatgcataagttttttatttatatatttttttatatataaaaatacattaagaaattaaatatataaaaaaattttaaaaaaatattcaacctcTGACAAAAACACAACACGAATCAAATAACTATTGCAGCTTAAAAGATGGCGTCATACCGAAACTAAAAACCAACTAACGGAGAAACCAAGAACATGTcgaaatcattttaaaatattcgaGAAGTGTGGTATAGTGAAATTAATTCCACTCAAGTACcatgaaaaaggaagaagaagtcATTGCATCTCtcacctttctttttttctttaacaaccAAATGGAGCTAATTAACCAAATTATTATGACTATGACCATGACTGAGACTGCTAATCATCATCTCTCACGAAGCCAACTTGTAGagaacaaaagagaaagaaatctcTTTCTATTTTGACTATGCCGTTTCTTCCTTTCTCCATCTCCACTGCGAGACCAGACAAGGAATCTTCCATGGGAGAAGGAAGGCTCTAATTAGACGGTCT is part of the Populus trichocarpa isolate Nisqually-1 chromosome 2, P.trichocarpa_v4.1, whole genome shotgun sequence genome and encodes:
- the LOC7471163 gene encoding wound-induced basic protein encodes the protein MALVRSYRKGRRRKTRVSVKASNSLTVDNMIYDVNSPLFRSFLSQKGGSSDKRKMEEQKPKEQRPKANENKPVMTE